A part of Macadamia integrifolia cultivar HAES 741 unplaced genomic scaffold, SCU_Mint_v3 scaffold1432, whole genome shotgun sequence genomic DNA contains:
- the LOC122063726 gene encoding uncharacterized protein At2g29880-like, producing the protein MSTSKQAVNETAKWSQANVDTLIFLMVEEVKKGHRTTSTFNKAGWNNIANNFKEKTGVNYAIVQLKNKVNKLRQDYSQFKKLLETTGFGWDTASRTCTVDDESIWESHIKDNPTWARFKKHGLPQWPELCMVFGDTYADGEGSGTQTTILETLGANDARNMIESCDESSSADEVTPLGDTQTEAVEKRPVTKHRHDRTPNAKRRRSKSNDWSMAFKAIQDISKSRVERDASMSTASTQNAEQMYGITRAMEVLESGYELDEALYEKALRKLMADPQWREALISCPPHRKSILLRTLQ; encoded by the exons atgtCAACTTCAAAACAAGCAGTTAATGAGACTGCAAAATGGAGCCAAGCAAATGTAGACACCCTTATTTTTCTGATGGTAGAGGAAGTTAAGAAAGGACATAGGACTACTTCGACTTTTAATAAAGCTGGTTGGAACAACATTGCCaataacttcaaagaaaaaactGGGGTCAACTATGCCATTGTACAGTTGAAGAACAAAGTGAACAAACTGAGGCAGGATTATAGTCAGTTTAAGAAGCTATTGGAGACAACTGGTTTTGGTTGGGATACTGCTTCAAGAACTTgtactgttgatgatgaatccatCTGGGAATCGCATATTAAG gataaccctacttgggcacgaTTTAAGAAGCACGGACTACCACAATGGCCAGAACTATGTATGGTATTTGGTGATACATATGCAGACGGCGAAGGAAGTGGGACTCAAACAACCATATTGGAAACTTTGGGGGCcaatgatgctaggaatatgATTGAGTCTTGTGATGAGTCAAGTTCCGCTGATGAAGTTACTCCATTAGGTGACACTCAAACTGAAGCAGTGGAAAAAAGGCCAGTTACTAAGCATAGGCATGATAGGACTCCAAAtgcgaaaaggaggaggagcaagtctaatgattggtcaatggcattcaaggcaattcaagatatTAGTAAATCAAGGGTAGAACGAGATGCGAGCATGTCCACTGCTTCAACCCAAAATGCGGAACAGATGTATGGAATTACTAGGGCCATGGAGGTGCTTGAGTCAGGATATGAGTTAGATGAAGCACTATACGAGAAAGCACTTCGGAAGTTAATGGCTGACCCGCAATGGAGAGAAGCATTAATTTCCTGCCCTCCTCATCGGAAGTCAATACTCCTTCGTACCCTTCAGTAG